A DNA window from Paenibacillus andongensis contains the following coding sequences:
- a CDS encoding GGDEF domain-containing protein, translated as MMNHTTQNTNSEFRHLTYPHAPDYSEMHLHHKLWNYYHEKQIENRLLSWAKAAKGDYFRQPLGWNLVEGNLVIQLSPLPEGYLPLSHIAKAALSDESKGKLLISVCKALSILHEEQFYMGFLLPEQLFFDPQTLAIIIDVQPFPSAIEFINHLLEDFSFKLFPRYARRFLLSRAADFEAIHLLIHTIYGSDSVPNNLLKLSERLRTEPETILFADEIADIIRAAFQLPEQMQAPNYHSSPKWLHPAAAPITQEHQKHFQYFLESNEKRLLGLVCEDEAIRFDVYTQHVNEMLERGYFFKIVSQGLPYSTLREVVSRTLHLAYGLFPESITMLRNLSRKFDQLLKKHYEGDDILYLLTEWLYQFFNSIIPMFPVQNMFYIFENSEHFDEDSQLILLNFWREHGHEMTGLHVIFSGSQIPSQFTSLSFQTLEIHHSDQAIYEQLLTSLFGRADSTLIAELKNWFYEHKINFSHCRIILEELIQSGSIHLTNKGWHKTAAFHLDFEKLHSLHLFSKRIALLNNEELELLRLLCCLPMPISVFSLFKANEVDLGNILSSATRLAELGLVHVSHNDSLFISTEIIELVLQELPSVQLMSYYQTALIYQHQFRPLGLPQLITLSSQASEYKVEYYLLLKYYKQIRSLLTYGQKVELLERIKYLYEKLERPYLSFLDRLLSRMYLLLNQFALSEQLALSVYERTSRITDRFGWMYIRIMQNDLDVYSLRAELFPFIFDENQALEDRVRAAFLLNTSNLCFPLQDEEMRQLHIFYTEVVYPKRNLLALRHFAEITNYYTINMLIHFPETEEWALSIAAKLEPLLDTSPHTDLMLRLYDLYSYQSNNKLINTYVYRGIEGAKRSGYTIKEQVGHLNAMEFSLNQGDMASYLYHKERVLQVDELRRKDLAENYLTNQLLFALEWEQWTLFQQLETSLLEQQITESSMALLSIFQGYAAFRQNQHMKVPVSLENENNTAFLEALFQTRKGNLELACQLFEQFISKNNSGLHAGWAYRELLTLLLELRSEKMGVWFAHFEAYLKRYAYDLFWPDYYRLSAERSMYEGDIQHAMLYLRRALNGYQIIQKDTWRPYLTVCMEKVIQPSFTPASPAVMQDEFVQKIIADREHWLLLSLDLQIIIELSEQVTESLDLMTTMQRLTKALFDYFPVIQLAITYKLLHYKQKVFVTASGLRDHDELIAYQSRSEDSWAHTFTLFQRGDQAITLQVYVDGMTKTKLQHMEHFLSFIKPHMFNVLLHREMVIDNLTGFYLRGYFMEKLREEFELSSRYNLDLSVIMIDVDNFRRVNEFGHPEGDRVLREIADIFRFLLRKSDIAGRYGGEELILILPKTDGKEALKIAHQLRGEIEREFAFGRPYQITVSVGVSSMELCRPTSIEELIEQADTAEITAKKTGKNRVVAAWGLN; from the coding sequence ATGATGAATCATACAACTCAAAACACAAATTCCGAATTTCGGCATTTAACATACCCTCATGCTCCTGATTATTCGGAGATGCATCTTCATCATAAGCTTTGGAATTATTACCACGAAAAACAAATCGAGAATCGTTTGCTCTCTTGGGCCAAAGCCGCTAAAGGAGATTATTTCCGTCAGCCTCTGGGTTGGAATCTTGTTGAGGGTAATCTCGTCATTCAGCTTTCTCCACTGCCAGAAGGCTATTTGCCGCTTTCACATATAGCAAAAGCAGCATTAAGTGATGAATCCAAAGGCAAATTGCTAATTTCCGTTTGTAAAGCGCTTTCCATCCTGCATGAAGAGCAGTTTTATATGGGCTTTTTGCTGCCAGAGCAGCTTTTTTTCGATCCGCAAACGTTAGCCATTATCATCGATGTCCAACCATTCCCTTCCGCTATCGAATTTATTAATCATTTATTGGAGGACTTTTCGTTCAAATTATTTCCACGTTATGCACGGCGATTTCTGCTTTCCCGAGCTGCTGATTTTGAAGCTATCCATTTACTGATTCATACAATATATGGCTCCGACTCCGTGCCTAATAACCTGCTGAAATTATCAGAGCGTCTGCGTACAGAGCCAGAAACCATCTTATTCGCTGATGAAATTGCCGATATCATTCGAGCAGCTTTTCAACTGCCTGAGCAGATGCAAGCGCCTAATTACCATAGCAGCCCAAAATGGTTGCACCCTGCCGCCGCGCCAATTACGCAAGAGCATCAAAAGCATTTTCAATATTTTTTAGAGTCAAATGAGAAGCGTTTGTTAGGGCTCGTTTGTGAGGATGAGGCTATTCGATTTGATGTTTATACGCAGCATGTCAATGAGATGTTAGAAAGAGGCTATTTCTTCAAGATTGTCTCCCAAGGACTTCCATACTCCACCTTGCGTGAAGTGGTCTCACGAACCTTACATCTCGCTTATGGCTTATTTCCTGAATCAATTACCATGCTGCGGAATCTTTCTCGTAAATTTGACCAGCTCCTTAAAAAGCACTACGAAGGGGACGATATCCTTTATTTGCTAACAGAGTGGTTGTATCAATTCTTCAATTCCATTATCCCGATGTTCCCTGTTCAAAACATGTTCTATATTTTTGAAAACAGTGAGCACTTTGATGAAGATTCCCAGCTTATCCTCCTCAACTTTTGGCGAGAGCATGGCCATGAGATGACCGGCTTGCATGTTATTTTCAGCGGCAGCCAGATACCTTCACAGTTCACAAGCTTGTCCTTTCAAACGCTTGAAATCCATCATTCGGACCAAGCGATCTATGAACAGCTGTTGACTTCACTATTTGGACGAGCTGATTCCACGTTAATTGCCGAATTGAAAAATTGGTTTTATGAGCACAAGATCAACTTTAGTCACTGCCGCATCATTTTGGAGGAGCTCATTCAATCTGGAAGCATTCATCTCACCAACAAGGGCTGGCACAAAACAGCTGCCTTCCATCTTGATTTTGAAAAGCTCCACTCTCTTCACTTGTTTTCTAAGCGCATCGCCCTTTTAAACAATGAAGAACTAGAGCTACTACGGCTACTATGCTGTTTGCCAATGCCAATAAGCGTGTTTTCCCTGTTTAAGGCTAATGAAGTGGATTTGGGAAACATCCTATCTTCGGCTACAAGGCTAGCAGAGCTTGGGCTTGTTCATGTCAGTCATAACGATAGTTTATTTATCTCAACTGAGATTATCGAATTGGTCTTGCAGGAGCTGCCTTCAGTTCAACTAATGTCTTACTACCAAACTGCACTAATTTACCAGCATCAATTCCGTCCACTTGGTTTACCTCAACTCATTACACTGTCCAGCCAAGCGAGTGAGTATAAAGTTGAATATTATTTGCTATTAAAATATTACAAACAGATTCGTTCCCTTCTCACTTATGGACAAAAGGTTGAATTATTAGAACGCATCAAATATTTATACGAAAAGTTGGAAAGACCTTATCTTAGTTTCCTTGACCGACTGCTAAGTCGAATGTATCTTCTGCTTAACCAATTTGCTCTTTCCGAGCAATTGGCGCTATCCGTATACGAACGAACAAGCAGAATCACCGATCGCTTCGGGTGGATGTATATCCGCATCATGCAAAATGATCTAGATGTCTACAGCCTGCGTGCGGAGCTATTCCCCTTTATTTTCGACGAAAACCAAGCACTAGAGGATCGGGTACGGGCAGCATTTTTGCTGAATACCAGCAATCTCTGTTTTCCGCTGCAAGATGAAGAGATGCGCCAGCTGCACATTTTCTATACTGAGGTCGTTTATCCAAAGAGAAATTTGCTTGCCCTTCGTCATTTTGCAGAAATTACGAATTACTATACGATCAACATGCTGATTCACTTTCCAGAAACCGAGGAATGGGCGCTATCGATTGCAGCGAAGCTGGAACCGCTTCTGGACACATCTCCTCATACGGACCTCATGCTCCGTCTCTACGACCTTTATTCCTATCAAAGCAACAATAAGCTGATCAATACGTATGTATACAGGGGAATTGAAGGTGCCAAACGTTCCGGCTATACGATCAAAGAACAAGTAGGCCATCTGAACGCCATGGAGTTTTCTTTGAATCAAGGAGATATGGCCAGCTATCTCTATCACAAAGAACGCGTGCTGCAGGTTGACGAGCTACGACGTAAGGATCTAGCAGAGAATTATTTAACGAACCAGCTCTTATTCGCACTGGAATGGGAGCAATGGACACTGTTTCAGCAGTTGGAGACAAGCTTGCTCGAGCAGCAAATTACTGAGTCAAGTATGGCTTTATTGTCCATTTTTCAAGGCTATGCCGCCTTTCGACAAAATCAACATATGAAGGTTCCCGTCTCCCTAGAAAATGAGAATAATACTGCTTTCTTAGAGGCACTGTTCCAAACTAGGAAGGGAAATCTGGAGCTAGCCTGCCAGCTCTTCGAGCAATTTATATCGAAAAACAACTCGGGTTTGCATGCAGGTTGGGCCTACCGAGAATTACTCACACTTCTGTTAGAGCTTCGCTCGGAGAAAATGGGAGTATGGTTTGCACATTTTGAAGCTTATTTGAAGCGATATGCCTATGACCTCTTTTGGCCTGATTACTACAGGCTTTCGGCTGAAAGGTCGATGTATGAAGGGGATATCCAACATGCGATGCTTTATTTGAGGCGAGCCTTAAATGGGTATCAGATTATTCAAAAGGACACTTGGCGGCCCTATTTAACGGTATGTATGGAGAAGGTCATTCAACCCAGCTTTACTCCAGCCTCACCCGCCGTAATGCAGGATGAATTTGTCCAAAAAATCATTGCTGATCGTGAGCACTGGCTGCTGCTCTCCTTGGATTTACAAATCATCATCGAGCTCAGTGAACAGGTCACCGAATCTTTGGATCTGATGACAACAATGCAGAGATTGACCAAGGCACTTTTCGACTACTTTCCAGTCATTCAACTCGCTATCACCTACAAACTGCTGCATTATAAACAAAAGGTTTTCGTTACAGCTTCCGGACTAAGAGATCACGATGAATTGATTGCCTACCAAAGCCGAAGTGAAGATAGCTGGGCCCACACTTTCACTCTCTTTCAGCGAGGGGATCAAGCTATTACGCTTCAGGTTTATGTAGATGGCATGACCAAAACAAAGTTGCAGCATATGGAGCATTTCCTTTCTTTCATCAAACCGCATATGTTCAACGTTCTCTTGCATAGAGAGATGGTGATTGATAATTTGACCGGCTTTTATTTACGCGGTTATTTCATGGAAAAGCTGAGGGAAGAATTCGAACTCTCTAGTCGTTATAACCTCGACTTATCCGTGATCATGATCGATGTGGATAATTTCCGCAGAGTCAATGAGTTCGGACACCCGGAAGGGGACCGAGTTTTACGAGAAATCGCAGATATTTTCCGGTTTCTTTTAAGAAAGAGCGACATCGCTGGACGATATGGCGGCGAAGAGCTTATTCTCATTTTGCCTAAAACAGATGGGAAGGAAGCCCTCAAGATTGCCCACCAGCTTCGAGGCGAGATTGAGAGAGAATTTGCCTTCGGGCGTCCTTACCAAATCACCGTCAGCGTTGGCGTATCTTCCATGGAGCTATGTCGTCCAACTTCGATAGAAGAATTGATTGAACAGGCCGATACGGCGGAGATTACTGCGAAGAAGACGGGGAAGAATAGGGTTGTTGCGGCTTGGGGTTTGAATTGA
- a CDS encoding DHA2 family efflux MFS transporter permease subunit, which produces MSSVSTEAAAPEVKPQEEKITGYQWLALLVLILGTFLAILDNSLMNVAIPKLMSVFGSTSTQIEWVVTGYMLASAVVVPMGGFLSDRFGYKTTFLTTVVAFVIGSILCGIAWSDTSLIIFRIIQGLGGGFIMPVGMAMLYQIMPRSKIQVAMGIWGIAAMAAPAMGPTLSGYLVDNFSWRYLFYINVPIGIVAVTLGFIFLKETPKRAGIKFDFVGSILCMIVFSTLLLALTDGQSDGWTSLYIVSLFFVSISSFILLIWVELGKDNPIMDFRLFKNPIFTLSLAASSFVMISMQGGVYMMPIFMQNVTGLTPMQTGLVMMPQSIAMAFMMPVAGKLVSKYGVVPLGIIGLTIIGCTTLEMHVLSQQTPTHWISGLLVIRGIGIGLCMMPLTSAGMNTLPNQMIGRASSVSNVIRNVMASLGIAMLTSNMNNQATQFGARFNESISTNSPAYTDLQTNVVHRYLELGTDANSAAGGVVGVLYGLVQKEALTRAIADTLMLSSIPAFIAIILVFFMRQKKKQQAVAQESADSDAQHHVMIEM; this is translated from the coding sequence ATGTCATCTGTATCGACGGAAGCGGCTGCCCCCGAGGTTAAGCCACAAGAGGAGAAAATAACAGGTTACCAATGGTTAGCTCTATTAGTACTCATTCTAGGTACATTTCTTGCGATTTTAGATAACAGTTTGATGAATGTTGCGATACCAAAGTTAATGTCTGTCTTTGGCTCTACGTCGACACAAATTGAATGGGTTGTTACGGGCTACATGCTCGCTTCAGCGGTTGTTGTACCCATGGGTGGTTTCTTATCAGATCGTTTTGGTTACAAAACAACGTTCCTGACAACGGTAGTTGCTTTTGTTATCGGCTCGATTTTGTGCGGGATCGCTTGGAGCGACACCAGTCTTATCATATTTCGTATTATTCAAGGACTTGGCGGAGGCTTTATTATGCCTGTAGGTATGGCAATGCTCTACCAGATTATGCCCCGCAGCAAAATTCAAGTTGCTATGGGAATCTGGGGGATCGCTGCTATGGCGGCGCCAGCCATGGGTCCTACCTTAAGCGGATATCTAGTCGATAACTTTAGCTGGCGTTATTTATTTTACATCAATGTGCCGATTGGAATTGTAGCTGTAACGCTTGGTTTCATTTTTTTGAAGGAGACACCCAAACGAGCTGGGATAAAATTTGATTTTGTCGGCAGTATTTTATGTATGATTGTATTCAGCACTCTGCTTCTTGCCTTAACGGACGGTCAATCCGACGGATGGACTTCCCTCTATATTGTTAGTTTATTTTTCGTTTCGATTTCCAGCTTTATCCTTTTAATATGGGTGGAGCTTGGCAAAGATAATCCCATTATGGATTTCCGATTGTTCAAGAACCCTATTTTTACCCTAAGCTTAGCGGCTTCGAGTTTCGTTATGATTTCCATGCAGGGCGGTGTTTATATGATGCCGATTTTTATGCAAAATGTAACGGGGCTGACGCCTATGCAAACGGGGTTGGTCATGATGCCGCAGTCGATTGCAATGGCCTTCATGATGCCCGTTGCAGGAAAACTGGTTTCCAAATACGGTGTAGTTCCTCTTGGAATAATAGGTTTGACCATTATTGGCTGCACGACCTTAGAGATGCATGTACTTTCTCAACAAACGCCTACACATTGGATCAGCGGTTTGCTCGTTATTCGCGGTATTGGCATTGGTTTATGCATGATGCCGCTGACTTCCGCGGGAATGAACACCTTGCCGAATCAAATGATTGGTAGGGCGTCCTCGGTATCTAATGTTATCCGTAATGTCATGGCATCACTTGGTATTGCGATGTTGACCAGTAATATGAATAATCAAGCGACACAATTTGGGGCCAGATTCAACGAGTCCATTTCTACGAATTCGCCAGCGTATACGGATCTTCAAACGAACGTCGTACATCGTTATTTGGAACTCGGGACGGATGCGAATTCAGCGGCAGGTGGTGTGGTTGGCGTTTTATACGGATTGGTGCAAAAAGAAGCTTTGACAAGAGCCATTGCGGACACGTTGATGCTTTCTTCAATACCGGCGTTCATTGCCATTATTTTAGTCTTTTTCATGCGACAGAAAAAGAAACAGCAGGCGGTAGCACAGGAAAGCGCCGATTCTGATGCTCAGCACCATGTCATGATTGAAATGTAA
- a CDS encoding efflux RND transporter periplasmic adaptor subunit yields MKKHLNVVVSLSVLAGSLMFVSGCSSSQTSAAQSTTPSVKVITIGSSNAAGASGKLAADQTVQVVSKIGGKITSVSVDEGAKVKKGDLLVQLDTEDLSQQLDQAQAGLTASQAKLADTAAGARSQDLQAAGAAVEQAKAAINQAKAGVSQAKAAFDLVTKGYNHAKNFYDQGEVSTDDLDKATLDYEKAKAAYESAMSQQQGANAQLSAAEAKLSLAKEGATANMLEQLKADVSAKQAGLTLVQNAVKNAGVVSPIDGVIVKKNVNVGEMAQAGAALLTVVNIDQVKVEVSVPEGMVSSIKQGAKGTVTVPSIPGKTFEGTITFVSPVSDTNNNTFPVKLTVGNPDGSLHAGAVASVAFGASSGENRVEIPKAALLQKDGKTVVYKISGDTVHPVELQTEDKNQDWVYLKGTAALQPNDKIVLNPGDKLTDGAKVHAE; encoded by the coding sequence ATGAAAAAACATCTTAACGTCGTTGTATCTTTAAGTGTTCTGGCAGGTTCCCTTATGTTTGTTAGCGGCTGCAGTTCTTCACAAACAAGCGCTGCGCAATCAACAACACCTTCAGTCAAAGTGATTACGATCGGCAGTTCGAATGCAGCTGGAGCGAGCGGTAAATTAGCGGCGGATCAAACAGTTCAAGTGGTGTCCAAAATAGGAGGTAAAATTACTTCTGTTTCTGTAGATGAAGGTGCGAAAGTAAAGAAGGGCGATCTACTTGTTCAACTCGACACCGAAGATTTAAGCCAGCAGTTGGATCAAGCACAAGCCGGACTGACGGCTTCGCAGGCGAAATTGGCAGATACGGCAGCAGGCGCCCGTTCACAGGATCTGCAAGCGGCAGGTGCGGCAGTTGAGCAAGCCAAAGCGGCAATTAATCAAGCTAAAGCGGGAGTGTCACAAGCGAAAGCAGCTTTTGACCTCGTAACTAAAGGCTACAATCATGCGAAAAACTTTTATGATCAAGGCGAAGTCAGTACGGACGACCTGGATAAAGCGACACTGGATTATGAAAAAGCAAAAGCAGCTTATGAATCCGCTATGTCGCAGCAACAAGGTGCGAACGCTCAATTGTCTGCCGCAGAGGCTAAGCTGAGCTTGGCCAAAGAAGGCGCAACTGCTAATATGTTGGAGCAATTGAAAGCCGACGTCTCAGCGAAACAAGCTGGTTTGACGCTAGTTCAGAATGCGGTGAAGAATGCTGGGGTAGTTTCACCAATTGATGGTGTCATTGTAAAAAAGAATGTGAATGTGGGAGAAATGGCACAAGCTGGAGCAGCTTTATTGACGGTTGTAAACATAGATCAGGTGAAAGTGGAAGTCAGTGTCCCTGAGGGAATGGTCAGCTCCATTAAACAAGGAGCGAAAGGAACCGTGACGGTGCCCAGTATTCCAGGTAAAACGTTTGAAGGCACAATCACATTTGTTAGTCCGGTTTCTGATACAAATAACAACACCTTTCCTGTTAAGTTAACGGTGGGCAATCCGGATGGATCCCTGCATGCGGGAGCTGTTGCCAGTGTTGCTTTCGGAGCAAGCAGTGGCGAGAATCGCGTTGAAATACCGAAAGCCGCCCTTTTGCAAAAAGACGGCAAGACGGTCGTTTATAAGATTAGCGGTGACACCGTTCATCCTGTAGAGCTGCAGACAGAAGATAAGAACCAAGATTGGGTATACCTCAAAGGGACTGCAGCATTGCAACCTAATGATAAGATCGTCCTGAATCCTGGCGATAAGCTAACTGACGGTGCTAAGGTTCATGCCGAGTAA
- a CDS encoding HlyD family secretion protein has translation MKRKLVLIIILAVMVISGASIGGYYWYQGANYVATDNARLSGDIYRVMPRIAGKINTLGIKVGDTVVADQIVGQQDITNLSNSLLDQATLRTPIGGTVIQTAAKVGEVVAPGQSVAMIVDKSALFVSADIDETKIRKIHVGQLVTFNVDTYSGTDFQGKVTEIGQATASTFSLLPTTGSSGNFTKVTQRLNVKISIDDHKGLDLAPGMNAAIKIHIKGE, from the coding sequence ATGAAACGTAAATTGGTTCTAATTATTATTCTGGCTGTTATGGTTATTAGCGGAGCCAGCATCGGCGGTTATTACTGGTATCAGGGCGCTAATTATGTAGCGACAGACAATGCCCGTCTCTCGGGAGATATTTACCGTGTCATGCCTCGAATTGCGGGCAAAATTAACACGCTGGGCATAAAAGTAGGCGATACGGTTGTGGCGGATCAAATTGTCGGTCAGCAGGATATTACGAATTTATCGAATAGCTTGCTCGATCAAGCGACTTTGCGCACTCCGATCGGAGGAACTGTGATTCAAACCGCCGCAAAAGTTGGCGAAGTCGTCGCTCCCGGGCAATCGGTCGCAATGATTGTGGATAAGAGCGCCTTATTCGTATCGGCAGATATTGATGAAACGAAGATCCGAAAGATACATGTTGGACAGTTGGTAACGTTTAATGTGGATACATATAGTGGAACAGATTTCCAAGGGAAAGTAACGGAGATTGGTCAAGCAACAGCTTCTACCTTCTCATTGCTTCCGACAACGGGCTCAAGCGGGAACTTTACAAAAGTTACACAGCGTTTAAATGTAAAAATATCTATTGACGATCATAAGGGATTAGATCTGGCGCCAGGTATGAATGCTGCGATCAAAATCCATATCAAAGGGGAGTAA
- a CDS encoding MarR family winged helix-turn-helix transcriptional regulator — MEEVRDLVAEFTRLHKLRVSLMYRELQREELTGPQLFILRELFMKEPRKLGDLAHAVQLSNSTVSGIVDRLERDGLVERKRDEQDRRIVWIGTTDFCQQMKKTKLETITQEFYAGLEMAFTPEQIATCKEVIGILIEHLEKKLEGTE, encoded by the coding sequence TTGGAAGAGGTTAGAGATCTTGTGGCTGAATTTACGAGGCTGCATAAGCTGCGTGTATCTTTAATGTATCGGGAACTTCAACGGGAAGAGTTAACGGGACCACAGTTGTTTATTTTAAGGGAATTGTTTATGAAGGAACCGAGAAAGCTTGGGGATCTCGCTCATGCCGTGCAGCTCAGTAATAGTACGGTTTCCGGTATTGTGGACCGGTTGGAACGTGATGGATTGGTGGAACGCAAGAGGGATGAGCAGGATCGAAGAATTGTCTGGATTGGTACGACTGATTTCTGTCAACAGATGAAGAAAACGAAGCTTGAGACGATTACACAGGAGTTCTACGCAGGTTTGGAGATGGCATTTACACCTGAGCAGATTGCGACATGTAAAGAAGTGATCGGAATACTCATTGAACATTTGGAGAAAAAGCTGGAGGGAACGGAATGA
- the groL gene encoding chaperonin GroEL (60 kDa chaperone family; promotes refolding of misfolded polypeptides especially under stressful conditions; forms two stacked rings of heptamers to form a barrel-shaped 14mer; ends can be capped by GroES; misfolded proteins enter the barrel where they are refolded when GroES binds), whose amino-acid sequence MAKEIKFSEDARRAMLRGVDALANAVKVTLGPKGRNVVLEKKFGSPLITNDGVTIAKEIELEDAFENMGAQLVKEVATKTNDVAGDGTTTATVLAQAMIREGLKNVTAGANPMVIRKGIEKAVKAAVEELQAIAKPIEGKQSIAQVAAISAADEEVGELIAEAMEKVGKDGVITVEESKGFLTELEVVEGMQFDRGYTSPYMITDTDKMEAVLDNPYILITDKKISNIQEILPVLEKVVQSGKQLLIIAEDVEGEAQATLVVNRLRGTFTCVAVKAPGFGDRRKAMLGDIAALTGGQVITEELGLDLKSTRPEQLGSARQVRVTKENTIIVDGAGDKKDIGARVTQIRSQLEETTSDFDKEKLQERLAKLSGGVAVIKVGAATETELKERKLRIEDALNATRAAVEEGIVSGGGTALVNVYNAVAKVAATGDEQTGVNIILRSLEEPVRTIAANAGQEGSVIVERLKNEKVGIGYNAATGQWVNMFEAGIVDPAKVTRSALQNAASVAAMFLTTEAVIADKPEKDKPGMPDMGGMGGMGGMM is encoded by the coding sequence ATGGCAAAAGAAATTAAGTTCAGTGAAGACGCACGCCGCGCGATGCTTCGTGGGGTAGATGCTTTAGCTAATGCTGTAAAAGTAACCCTCGGTCCTAAAGGCCGTAACGTTGTTCTTGAGAAAAAATTTGGCAGCCCGTTGATCACAAATGACGGTGTTACAATCGCGAAAGAAATCGAGCTTGAGGATGCTTTCGAAAACATGGGAGCACAACTTGTTAAAGAAGTTGCTACCAAAACAAACGATGTTGCTGGTGACGGTACAACAACTGCAACGGTTCTAGCACAAGCTATGATCCGCGAAGGTTTGAAAAACGTAACTGCAGGCGCTAACCCAATGGTTATCCGCAAAGGTATCGAGAAAGCTGTTAAAGCGGCTGTAGAAGAGCTTCAAGCTATCGCGAAGCCAATCGAAGGCAAACAATCCATCGCACAAGTAGCGGCAATCTCTGCTGCTGATGAAGAAGTAGGCGAACTGATCGCTGAAGCTATGGAAAAAGTAGGTAAAGACGGTGTTATCACTGTTGAAGAATCCAAAGGATTCTTGACTGAGCTCGAAGTTGTAGAAGGTATGCAATTCGACCGTGGTTACACTTCCCCATACATGATCACTGACACGGATAAAATGGAAGCTGTCCTTGACAACCCATACATCCTGATCACTGACAAAAAAATCTCGAACATCCAAGAAATCTTGCCTGTTCTTGAAAAAGTGGTTCAATCCGGTAAGCAACTTCTGATCATTGCTGAAGATGTTGAAGGCGAAGCACAAGCAACGCTTGTTGTGAACAGACTTCGTGGCACATTCACTTGCGTAGCTGTTAAAGCTCCAGGTTTCGGTGATCGTCGTAAAGCTATGCTTGGCGATATCGCTGCTCTAACAGGTGGTCAAGTGATCACAGAAGAGCTTGGTTTGGATCTGAAATCCACGCGTCCTGAGCAATTGGGTAGCGCACGCCAAGTTCGTGTAACCAAAGAAAACACAATCATCGTTGATGGCGCTGGCGACAAAAAAGACATCGGCGCACGTGTTACACAAATCCGTTCCCAACTGGAAGAAACTACTTCCGATTTCGATAAAGAAAAATTGCAAGAGCGTTTGGCTAAACTTTCTGGCGGCGTAGCTGTTATCAAAGTTGGCGCAGCGACAGAAACTGAGCTGAAAGAGCGCAAACTTCGTATCGAAGATGCTCTGAACGCAACTCGTGCAGCTGTTGAAGAAGGTATCGTTTCTGGTGGTGGTACAGCCCTCGTTAACGTATACAACGCAGTAGCTAAAGTAGCAGCAACTGGCGACGAGCAAACAGGCGTTAACATCATCCTGCGCTCCCTAGAAGAGCCAGTTCGCACAATCGCAGCTAACGCTGGTCAAGAAGGCTCCGTAATCGTTGAGCGCCTCAAAAACGAAAAAGTAGGCATCGGCTACAACGCAGCAACTGGCCAATGGGTGAACATGTTCGAAGCAGGTATCGTTGACCCTGCTAAAGTAACTCGTTCCGCACTGCAAAACGCAGCATCCGTAGCAGCTATGTTCTTGACAACTGAAGCGGTTATCGCTGATAAACCAGAAAAAGACAAACCAGGCATGCCTGATATGGGCGGCATGGGTGGAATGGGCGGCATGATGTAA
- the groES gene encoding co-chaperone GroES → MIRPLGDRVIIEAVAKEETTASGIVLPDTAKEKPQEGKVVAVGAGALKDGVRVPLEVSEGDRIIFSKYAGTEVKYEGRELLILRESDILAVLA, encoded by the coding sequence ATGATCAGACCGTTAGGTGATCGAGTAATCATTGAAGCCGTTGCGAAAGAGGAGACTACAGCAAGTGGCATCGTGCTGCCAGATACAGCTAAAGAAAAACCACAAGAAGGTAAAGTTGTAGCTGTAGGCGCAGGCGCGTTGAAAGATGGCGTACGTGTTCCGCTTGAAGTAAGCGAAGGCGACCGCATCATTTTCTCCAAATACGCTGGAACTGAAGTGAAATACGAAGGCCGCGAACTGTTGATCTTGCGCGAAAGCGACATTCTCGCTGTATTAGCCTAA